One part of the Trichoplusia ni isolate ovarian cell line Hi5 chromosome 2, tn1, whole genome shotgun sequence genome encodes these proteins:
- the LOC113502136 gene encoding uncharacterized protein LOC113502136: MSDAEIELRKILGNVTKQLNYTDAEISIKDLSSGGANYTSVLFSVTITSPGREPLKLFAKVASASEQLRKAIHIDHLFSNEQLMYNHLVDMFEKIQDKYNLSPEHRYVFPKFFGGQSTYGKECVVMEDLTQSGYSMYSRFKSLDFKHAAAAVEVLASFHALSFAFQHEDPEQFAKVADKVKHVKHPENPGMKGTFMKILGSAIEATRAEHKEKMLKFFDEQYLDEFNKFRMPLGTTVLCHGDYRASNLLFRTQNGRIEPIVVDYQTLHTGCPAVDVLYLEFMSTDEEFRREHHEALVDHYFQEFTAALDRLGLDVNQVYPRETFDKEFREMLGPALRTASVVLPLVLVEESQAPTMSTASGVESFAVSPNERFAERFGGVVSDCVRWGVL; this comes from the exons ATGTCGGACGCAGAGATCGAATTACGTAAAATACTCGGAAATGTTACCAAACAACTAAACTATACAGATGCAGAAATATCCATCAAGGATTTGAGTAGTGGCGGAGCTAACTATACGTCGGTGTTGTTCTCCGTGACCATCACGAGCCCTGGCCGCGAGCCCTTGAAACTGTTCGCCAAAGTGGCCAGCGCCAGCGAGCAGCTCCGGAAAGCGATTCACATCGATCATCTGTTCAGCAACGAACAGCTGATGTACAATCACCTGGTCGATATGTTTGAGAAAATACAAGACAAATACAACTTGAGCCCGGAGCATCGCTACGTGTTCCCAAAATTCTTTGGAGGTCAATCCACATACGGTAAGGAATGTGTCGTGATGGAGGACCTGACGCAGAGTGGCTACTCCATGTACAGCAGGTTTAAGTCCCTGGACTTCAagcacgccgccgccgccgtggAGGTCCTGGCTAGCTTCCACGCGCTCTCCTTCGCATTCCAACACGAGGATCCTGAACAATTTGCTAAAGTAGCGGACAAAGTGAAACATGTCAAACATCCTGAAAATCCGGGTATGAAGGGGACCTTCATGAAAATTCTGGGGTCGGCCATCGAAGCTACCAGGGCTGAGCATAAAGAGAAAATGTTGAAGTTTTTTGATGAACAGTACCTGGATGAGTTCAACAAGTTTAGGATGCCGCTGGGCACGACCGTGCTGTGCCACGGCGACTACAGAGCCAGCAACCTGCTGTTCAGGACACAG AATGGACGCATCGAGCCAATCGTTGTGGACTACCAGACGCTGCACACCGGCTGCCCAGCGGTGGACGTCTTGTACTTGGAGTTCATGAGCACAGACGAGGAGTTCCGCAGGGAGCACCACGAGGCGCTGGTGGACCACTACTTCCAGGAGTTCACGGCCGCGCTGGACAGGCTCGGCCTGGATGTCAACCAGGTGTATCCCAGGGAGACTTTCGACAAGGAGTTTCGAGAG ATGCTAGGCCCTGCACTCCGCACCGCGTCTGTGGTGCTCCCGCTGGTGCTGGTGGAGGAGAGCCAGGCTCCCACGATGAGCACCGCGTCCGGCGTGGAGAGCTTCGCCGTCTCACCCAACGAGCGCTTCGCCGAGCGCTTTGGCGGCGTCGTCAGCGACTGCGTGCGGTGGGGGGTACTCTAA